The following coding sequences lie in one Monomorium pharaonis isolate MP-MQ-018 chromosome 1, ASM1337386v2, whole genome shotgun sequence genomic window:
- the LOC105833435 gene encoding lysosomal acid phosphatase, whose product MDRARGRDSMGNCRSRKLGVCVSVVILGTFIACTMLAYTAFASPVAEHDTLQQVVFLFRHGDRTPTETYPKDPYINYNWPGGWGSLTKKGMLQLYNVGQWIRLKYGAIIGDKFESAATIVRSSYADRCIMSAQALLARLFLPHSKDMFVPGLAWIPVPVHSIPRELDKLIVVKAPCPRLDEALKQAYIEEDKRSGAEMADYYKELTEHTGQNISTITDVEFLYNTLEIEEQHGLQLPEWTRKFYNNEMREISARSLAIFTDGTIQKRLRGGPLLKEILLHMEENRSGPKPKRSYFYSAHDITLVNVMRTMGFTNELFKPDYGATLILELHLANNGADQEVKALYLNNTETENAHPLAIPNCASPCLLQNLKQVWHEVIPNDWDTECKLNYIENR is encoded by the exons ATGGATCGAGCGAGAGGACGGGACTCGATGGGTAATTGTCGTTCCAGAAAGCTGGGCGTTTGCGTGAGCGTGGTCATACTCGGGACTTTCATCGCTTGCACGATGTTAGCGTACACTGCGTTCGCATCTCCGGTTGCTGAACATGACACGTTACAGCAGGTGGTTTTT CTGTTTCGCCATGGCGACCGAACTCCTACAGAGACCTATCCTAAGGACCCttacataaattacaattgGCCCGGTGGCTGGGGCTCCTTGACCAAG AAAGGTATGCTTCAACTGTATAACGTGGGTCAATGGATACGTTTAAAATACGGCGCTATAATTGGTGATAAATTCGAGAGCGCGGCCACGATCGTGCGTAGCAGTTACGCGGATCGGTGCATTATGTCGGCGCAGGCATTGCTCGCCAGGTTGTTCCTGCCGCATTCCAAGGATATGTTCGTGCCCGGTTTGGCATGGATCCCCGTTCCTGTGCACTCAATACCACGAGAATTGGACAAG CTGATAGTGGTGAAGGCACCGTGCCCAAGGCTAGACGAAGCTCTAAAACAGGCGTACATAGAAGAGGACAAAAGGTCGGGTGCAGAAATGGCCGATTATTATAAGGAATTGACGGAGCATACCGGACAGAATATTAGCACGATCACCGACGTCGAGTTCCTTTACAACACCCTCGAGATCGAAGAGCAGCACGGCTTACAGCTTCCGGAGTGGACGCGGAAATTTTACAACAATGAGATGCGCGAGATATCCGCTCGTAGCTTGGCGATCTTCACCGACGGCACTATTCAAAAACGTCTCCGCGGAG GTCCGCTGTTGAAGGAGATTTTACTTCATATGGAAGAAAATAGAAGCGGTCCTAAGCCGAAAcgatcttatttttattccgcTCACGACATAACACTCGTGAACGTGATGAGGACAATGGGATTTACGAATGAGCTTTTTAAACCCGATTACGGGGCGACGCTCATATTGGAGCTACATCTCGCCAATAATGGAGCTGACCAAGAAGTGAAG GCGTTGTATTTGAATAACACGGAAACGGAAAACGCGCATCCTTTGGCAATTCCTAACTGCGCGAGTCCTTGTCTATTACAAAACCTGAAGCAAGTATGGCACGAAGTGATTCCGAATGATTGGGACACcgaatgtaaattaaattatatagaaaatcgCTGA